The proteins below come from a single Triticum aestivum cultivar Chinese Spring chromosome 5D, IWGSC CS RefSeq v2.1, whole genome shotgun sequence genomic window:
- the LOC123121841 gene encoding F-box protein At3g07870: MASEEIKSKKQRNDECIINCLPEDLIERIFLRLPVSTLLRCVSVCKHWHNFIRDPQFVVSHLQCAPRDVLLFFQQESVSGEPYPSDAILIDEAWSPSTCAVPVIGPDDFLFGSCNGLLGLYTKTSTIKVANLATGECLHLEKPAKNVKGDHFSFYSFAFHPVTKEYKITHFLGDCVEGRPHNKDRFSTIQVYTLGDEKWKDIRTPEALSLISVRNSGVVNVDGKMYWLTEEMLSSWQHAVMSFDLWEESFAMIQLPAACEDHDYFGPRKFWIRDIDGKICIVTAQTSRYGPKALAGELQIWTLDNTVEQQRWSQKYNIKNPPNYIPGPHFVHRDRILAQLCSDNVYAYELFGENCDVNLCKGVNLLDFSPRKPYNMQSYICVKSLVRLDVYKKAGIVRRPKQLEGWQLKKWETWKRRLSKLADLQCRMHKFEHHLLEVAETMGKRCQFLKDKQHNIAEHVLTELKQVLQHKPDNPDQLRSIRRLNWVGYSQAQQKLEVRLSKTEDMMKVVEQAQDMLDQDASVAGASSSDSPDKEEQGSLQH, from the exons ATGGCTTCTGAGGAAATCAAATCAAAGAAGCAAAGAAATGACGAATGCATTATAAACTGTCTCCCAGAGGACCTCATTGAGCGGATATTTTTGAGGCTTCCAGTGAGCACTTTGTTGAGGTGTGTCAGTGTCTGCAAGCACTGGCACAACTTCATCCGTGATCCACAGTTTGTCGTATCACACCTTCAGTGTGCGCCCCGAGATGTCCTTCTGTTCTTCCAGCAAGAGTCGGTCTCAGGCGAGCCCTACCCTAGTGATGCTATCCTAATTGACGAAGCCTGGTCGCCATCGACATGTGCGGTGCCAGTGATTGGGCCTGATGATTTCCTTTTTGGTTCATGCAATGGACTCCTTGGCTTATACACAAAGACATCAACTATTAAGGTAGCTAACCTTGCAACTGGTGAATGTCTACATCTTGAGAAACCTGCGAAGAATGTGAAGGGTGATCACTTCTCTTTCTACAGCTTTGCATTTCATCCTGTGACAAAAGAATACAAGATTACACACTTCCTTGGTGATTGTGTTGAGGGTCGCCCCCATAATAAAGACAGGTTCAGCACCATTCAAGTTTACACGCTTGGTGATGAGAAATGGAAAGATATCCGAACTCCAGAAGCTCTTAGCTTGATCAGTGTAAGAAACTCTGGAGTTGTCAATGTTGATGGCAAAATGTATTGGTTGACTGAAGAAATGTTATCTAGCTGGCAGCATGCAGTTATGTCCTTTGATCTCTGGGAAGAAAGTTTTGCAATGATTCAACTGCCAGCAGCGTGTGAAGATCATGATTATTTTGGTCCTCGCAAGTTCTGGATCAGAGATATAGATGGGAAAATATGTATAGTAACTGCTCAAACAAGTCGTTATGGTCCCAAAGCTCTTGCTGGTGAGCTGCAGATCTGGACACTCGACAACACGGTAGAGCAACAAAGGTGGAGCCAGAAATACAATATTAAGAACCCACCAAATTACATTCCAGGTCCACATTTTGTTCACAGGGATAGGATCCTTGCACAACTTTGCAGCGATAACGTATATGCGTATGAGTTGTTCGGCGAGAACTGTGATGTTAACCTGTGTAAGGGGGTAAACCTCTTAGATTTCAGCCCCCGCAAGCCGTACAACATGCAATCCTACATATGTGTGAAGTCACTTGTACGTTTAGATGTATACAAGAAGGCTGGCATTGTACGTAGACCAAAACAGTTGGAAGGCTGGCAGTTGAAGAAGTGGGAGACATGGAAGCGTAGGCTTAGCAAGTTAGCGGATTTGCAGTGCCGGATGCACAAATTTGAGCACCACTTACTT GAAGTCGCAGAAACAATGGGGAAAAGGTGCCAGTTTTTGAAGGATAAGCAACATAACATAGCAGAACATGTACTCACGGAACTCAAACAGGTGTTGCAGCACAAACCAGATAATCCAGATCAG CTAAGGTCCATCAGGAGGCTTAATTGGGTGGGGTACAGTCAGGCCCAGCAGAAGTTAGAGGTTCGTTTAAGTAAGACGGAAGACATGATGAAG GTTGTGGAGCAGGCACAGGATATGTTGGATCAG GATGCGTCAGTTGCTGGCGCCTCTTCCAGTGACAGTCCTGACAAGGAGGAACAAGGGAGCCTTCAGCATTGA
- the LOC123121842 gene encoding uncharacterized protein, which yields MISFLVHAMDSLAYTQRHQLSSFGYHPVTKEYKITHFLGDCVDGRPHNKDRFSTIQVYTLGDEKWKDIRTPEALSLIIVRNSGVVNVDGKMYWLTEDMLASWQHAVMSFDLREESFAKIQLPAEREDHDRYGPRKFWIRDIDGKICIVTAQTSRYDPRALLGELQIWTLDNTVEQQRWSQKYNIKHTPNYIPGPHFVHRDRILAQLCSNNVCSCELFGENFDVNQSKWVHLLDFSPRKPYNMQSYICVKSLVRLDVYKKAGIVRRPKQREGWELKKWETWKCMLGKDADMRSQIHKFEHDLLTFFDTTLVPKNVLHYGTEGVFCRNSQKHRVKCASFCRISNITLQNMYSRNSIRCCSANQIIQISHCPSGGLIGWGAELGAAEVNGSFK from the exons ATGATTTCCTTTTTGGTTCATGCAATGGACTCCTTGGCTTATACACAAAGACATCAACTATCAAG CTTTGGATATCATCCCGTGACAAAAGAATACAAGATTACACACTTCCTTGGTGATTGTGTTGATGGTCGCCCCCATAATAAAGACAGGTTCAGCACCATTCAAGTTTACACTCTTGGTGATGAGAAATGGAAAGATATCCGAACCCCAGAAGCTCTTAGCTTGATCATTGTGAGAAACTCTGGAGTTGTCAATGTTGATGGCAAAATGTATTGGTTAACTGAAGACATGTTAGCTAGCTGGCAGCATGCAGTTATGTCCTTTGATCTCAGGGAAGAAAGTTTTGCGAAGATACAACTGCCGGCAGAACGTGAAGATCATGATCGTTATGGTCCTCGTAAGTTCTGGATCAGAGATATAGATGGGAAAATATGTATAGTAACTGCTCAAACAAGTCGTTATGATCCCAGAGCTCTTcttggtgagttgcagatatggaCACTTGACAACACGGTAGAGCAACAAAGGTGGAGTCAGAAGTACAATATTAAGCACACACCAAATTATATTCCAGGGCCACATTTTGTCCACAGGGATAGGATCCTCGCACAACTTTGCAGCAATAATGTATGTTCGTGTGAGTTGTTTGGTGAGAACTTTGATGTTAACCAGAGTAAGTGGGTACACCTGTTAGATTTCAGTCCCCGCAAGCCGTACAACATGCAATCCTACATTTGTGTGAAGTCACTTGTACGTTTAGATGTCTACAAGAAGGCAGGCATTGTACGTAGACCAAAACAGCGGGAAGGCTGGGAATTGAAGAAGTGGGAGACATGGAAGTGTATGCTTGGCAAGGATGCGGATATGCGGAGCCAGATCCACAAATTTGAGCATGACTTACTT acgttttttgacactacactagtgccaaaaaacgtcttacattatgggacggagggagtattttgtagGAACTCGCAGAAACATCGAGTAAAATGTGCAAGTTTTTGCAGAATAAGCAATATAACATTGCAGAACATGTACTCACGGAACTCAATCAGGTGTTGCAGCGCAAACCAGATAATCCAGATCAG CCATTGTCCATCCGGAGGCTTAATTGGGTGGGGAGCAGAATTGGGAGCAGCAGAAGTTAATGGCTCGTTTAAGTAA